From the genome of Amyelois transitella isolate CPQ chromosome 16, ilAmyTran1.1, whole genome shotgun sequence, one region includes:
- the LOC106143312 gene encoding secretory carrier-associated membrane protein 1, with amino-acid sequence MPTFEDNPFSDPTIDNPFSDPAVQQVARSTTNATRGLDDYNPFDGQQNANQPTAPQQPTQPAIMQAVSPPSGNYQRPQQPSQQAQGAPPNFTTADFQRRQEELERKAEELARREAELRAGSAGRRNNWPPLPTFCPVQPCFYQDINVDIPLEFQRVVRHLYHLWMFHALVLALNIIGAMSLMFVDQGFTIFGLSILYFVLLTPFSFICWYRPIYKAFRSDSSFNFMVFFFIFLFQIIITLVQSIGFSDGGSCGLITSINAFKVNVAVGIITMLVTIGFITCVVADVMLLTKVHRIYRSTGASLAKAQAEFTTEILRNQHVQTAASNAAAAAVNAQIANANRY; translated from the exons ATGCCTACGTTCGAGGATAATCCGTTTAGTGATCCAACCATAGACAATCCATTTTCT GATCCAGCGGTTCAGCAAGTTGCAAGAAGTACAACTAATGCCACACGAGGTCTCGACGACTACAATCCATTCGACGGTCAACAAAATGCAAATCAGCCTACg gcACCGCAACAACCCACACAGCCTGCCATCATGCAGGCTGTGTCTCCCCCAAGTGGTAACTACCAGAGACCACAGCAGCCGTCACAGCAGGCACAGGGAGCTCCACCAAACTTCACCACTGCAGACTTTCAG CGGAGACAAGAGGAATTAGAACGCAAGGCTGAGGAACTCGCGCGGCGGGAGGCGGAACTAAGAGCGGGCTCCGCCGGCAGACGCAACAACTGGCCGCCGCTGCCCACCTTCTGCCCCGTGCAGCCCTGCTTCTACCAGGACATCAATGTGGATATCCCGTTGGAGTTCCAGAGGGTCGTGAGGCACTTGTACCATTTGTGGATGT TCCACGCCCTGGTCTTAGCTCTGAATATCATCGGGGCCATGTCCCTCATGTTCGTGGATCAAGGGTTCACGATCTTCGGCCTGTCCATACTCTACTTCGTGCTGTTAACACCATTCAGTTTCATCTGTTGGTACCGTCCCATCTACAAGGCGTTCCGAAGCGACTCCTCCTTCAACTTCATGGTGTTTTTCTTCATATTCCTGTTCCAAATCATCATCACTCTCGTCCAATCCATCGGATTCAGCGATGGAGGGTCTTG CGGATTAATAACGAGCATCAACGCGTTCAAAGTGAACGTCGCTGTGGGGATCATCACTATGCTGGTGACTATCGGCTTCATCACGTGCGTGGTGGCTGACGTCATGCTTCTCACTAAG GTGCACAGAATCTACAGGTCAACGGGCGCTTCTCTAGCCAAAGCTCAAGCGGAGTTCACAACGGAAATACTCCGCAACCAACACGTTCAGACCGCCGCCTCTAACGCGGCCGCAGCCGCTGTCAACGCGCAGATAGCAAACGCCAACAGATACTAG
- the LOC106143311 gene encoding pre-mRNA-splicing factor RBM22, translating into MAVSKSTNTYNRQNWEDSDFPILCQTCLGDNPYIRMTKEKYGKECKICVRPFTVFRWCPGSRMRFKKTEICQTCSKLKNVCQTCLLDLEYGLPIQVRDAALKIQDDLPRNEVNKEYYIQNLDNQMSKSDASQPSNSALKSKGASDLLLRLARTAPYYKRNRPHVCSFWVKGECRRGEECPYRHEKPTDPDDPLADQNIKDRYYGVNDPVAEKLMRRAAAMPALPPPEDNTVTTLYVGNLPDNINEEELRGHFYQYGEIRSVTLVPRAQCAFVQYTTRSAAEHAAEKTFNRLVIGEKRLTIKWGKSQGRQGANEQNDMAPRLEPVPGLPGTLPPPPAFLHSFPPQMQPPPNRPNDFFNLHHYGGPGWPAWGGPPMGPGAPPPGPPPPPAGLHYPSQDPSRLGAHAHANTPQA; encoded by the exons ATGGCAGTTTCGAAGTCTACGAACACCTACAACCGACAAAATTGGGAAGATTCT GACTTCCCGATATTATGTCAGACGTGTTTGGGCGATAACCCATATATACGAAtg ACCAAGGAAAAATATGGAAAGGAGTGTAAAATATGTGTACGTCCTTTCACTGTATTCCGTTGGTGCCCTGGATCCCGCATGCGCTTCAAGAAAACGGAAATCTGCCAGACCTGTTCCAAATTGAAGAATGTGTGCCAAACATGCCTTTTGGACCTTGAATATGGGCTTCCGATTCAAGTTAGAGACGCTGCTCTCAAAATTCAAGATGATCTACCACGAAACGAAGTCAATAAGGAGTATTACATACAGAATCTGGACAATCAAATGTCAAAGTCTGATGCAAGTCAGCCAAGTAACTCTGCTTTGAAATCGAAGGGTGCTTCGGATCTGTTGTTACGTTTGGCTCGGACAGCCCCTTATTATAAGAGAAATAGACCACATGTTTGCTCTTTCTGGGTGAAAGGAGAATGTCGTCGTGGTGAAGAATGTCCATATCGCCACGAGAAGCCCACTGACCCAGATGACCCATTGGCCGACCAGAACATCAAAGACAG atATTATGGCGTAAATGACCCTGTAGCCGAGAAGTTGATGCGTCGAGCAGCTGCCATGCCGGCACTACCTCCACCTGAAGACAACACGGTCACAACACTGTATGTGGGCAACCTTCCGGACAACATCAACGAAGAGGAACTGAGGGGCCATTTCTATCAGTATGGAGAAATAAG ATCCGTAACTCTAGTGCCTCGAGCTCAATGTGCCTTCGTTCAATACACAACGAGAAGTGCAGCGGAACATGCAGCAGAGAAGACATTCAACAGGCTCGTGATCGGAGAAAAGAGGCTTACCATCAAGTGGGGAAAATCGCAAG gtCGACAAGGTGCAAATGAGCAAAATGATATGGCTCCCAGGTTGGAGCCAGTGCCTGGGCTTCCTGGCACATTGCCTCCACCGCCAGCATTCTTGCATTCATTCCCACCTCAG ATGCAGCCACCTCCAAATCGTCCAAACGACTTTTTCAACCTTCACCATTATGGAGGCCCGGGTTGGCCGGCGTGGGGCGGACCCCCGATGGGACCCGGGGCACCGCCCCCAGGGCCCCCGCCCCCGCCGGCGGGGCTCCACTACCCCAGCCAGGACCCCAGCAGGCTTGGGGCCCACGCACACGCGAACACGCCTCAAGCATAG